Proteins encoded within one genomic window of Nonomuraea gerenzanensis:
- a CDS encoding ABC transporter substrate-binding protein encodes MRVFLAALALLAAAGCSVAGAAGGTGKIKVVIGYQSKTINTVTAGTLLRSLGYLEQRLGDRYAVEWQDYDTGAPITAKMVAGKIDIGSMGDYPLLINAARTQAIPAARTELISITGYNLRGGLNMVVVPPASKARTLADLKGAKVSASVGSAGHGTLVQAVERAGVTGIEVVNHQPAVGASQLESGGVQAYAQFVAWPGLLVFQDKGRLLYDGSALDVPTFHGVVVRRAYAGEHPDVVDAFLKAQLDATRYLHEHPLAAAESVARSTGLPAEVVYLYNGPGGISTFDVTLKPQLKAAHEHDVPYLKRIGTDFPGVDVSAFVNDSYLRRAYGPAYDQDVATTANPAPITGTDPVCGGQVSDPGTASELWLDGADTTRPAATPTCLLRQIAAAGPAAVRAAYVPDTVTGTRWFADHAVWLREGARFLPFTTQDGADAYRGEHPEAEPITYEAALKAAAKGGDT; translated from the coding sequence ATGCGTGTCTTCCTGGCGGCCCTCGCCCTGCTCGCCGCGGCCGGCTGCTCGGTCGCCGGCGCGGCGGGCGGCACGGGCAAGATCAAGGTCGTCATCGGCTACCAGTCCAAGACCATCAACACGGTGACCGCCGGCACGCTGCTGCGCTCGCTCGGCTACCTGGAGCAGCGGCTCGGCGACCGGTACGCCGTCGAGTGGCAGGACTACGACACCGGCGCGCCCATCACCGCCAAGATGGTCGCCGGCAAGATCGACATCGGCTCGATGGGTGACTACCCCCTGCTCATCAACGCCGCCCGCACCCAGGCCATCCCCGCCGCCCGCACGGAGCTGATCTCCATCACCGGCTACAACCTGCGCGGCGGCCTCAACATGGTGGTCGTGCCGCCCGCGTCCAAGGCGCGGACGCTGGCCGACCTGAAGGGGGCCAAGGTCTCCGCCAGCGTGGGCTCGGCCGGGCACGGCACCCTCGTCCAGGCGGTCGAGCGGGCCGGGGTGACCGGGATCGAGGTCGTCAACCACCAGCCCGCCGTCGGCGCCTCACAGCTGGAGTCGGGTGGCGTGCAGGCGTACGCGCAGTTCGTGGCCTGGCCGGGCCTGCTGGTCTTCCAGGACAAGGGCCGCCTGCTCTACGACGGTTCCGCGCTGGACGTGCCGACCTTCCACGGCGTGGTGGTGCGCCGGGCGTACGCCGGGGAGCACCCCGACGTGGTGGACGCCTTCCTCAAGGCCCAGCTCGACGCCACCCGCTACCTGCACGAGCACCCGCTCGCCGCCGCCGAGTCCGTGGCGCGGTCCACCGGCCTGCCCGCCGAGGTCGTCTACCTCTACAACGGGCCCGGCGGCATCTCCACCTTCGACGTCACGCTGAAACCGCAGCTCAAGGCGGCGCACGAGCACGACGTGCCGTACCTCAAGCGCATCGGCACCGACTTCCCCGGGGTGGACGTCTCCGCCTTCGTCAACGACTCCTACCTGCGCAGGGCGTACGGACCTGCGTACGACCAGGACGTGGCCACCACCGCCAACCCCGCCCCGATCACCGGCACCGACCCCGTCTGCGGCGGGCAGGTGAGCGACCCGGGGACGGCCTCGGAGCTGTGGCTCGACGGCGCGGACACCACGCGGCCCGCCGCCACGCCCACCTGCCTGCTGCGCCAGATCGCCGCCGCGGGCCCGGCGGCCGTGCGGGCCGCCTACGTGCCGGACACCGTCACCGGGACCCGCTGGTTCGCCGACCACGCGGTGTGGCTCAGGGAAGGGGCGCGGTTCCTGCCGTTCACCACGCAGGACGGCGCGGACGCCTACCGCGGCGAGCACCCCGAGGCGGAGCCGATCACCTACGAGGCCGCGCTGAAGGCGGCGGCGAAGGGCGGTGACACATGA
- a CDS encoding cytochrome P450 — protein MPVFDETIFLLLEGYGWLPGLRRRTSGQVAHTRVMGRRAVALCGPEAARFFYDEDHVLRGPAMPEPVKSTLIGHGAVHTLDGARHRVRKAMFTSLLTGEGVAPLVAHTEAAWDEAVGTWAGRGRVVLFDEAAKVLTQAVCRWSGIPLDPDEVPALAADLTAAVDGFGSGGPRHWRARLARARREAWLGDLVRRVRDGAAQAAPGSALEVVTRHRDADGELLDPRVAAVELLNVIRPTVAVCWFLTFAAHALHRWPEHRARLRDGDAAFAEAFAQEVRRFYPFAPFVAGKAVRELSWAGERIPEGCLVLLDVYGQNHDPGLWEQPYTFDPSRFLDRQPGEYDLIPQGGGDPAAGHRCPGEEITMALLRALSVRLAELDHDVPEQDLAISLRRVPARPASGFQMSVPSRLLTEQRGRS, from the coding sequence ATGCCGGTATTCGATGAGACGATTTTTCTGCTTCTTGAAGGTTACGGTTGGCTGCCCGGCCTGCGGCGGCGTACGTCAGGCCAGGTCGCGCACACGCGAGTGATGGGCCGGCGGGCGGTGGCGCTGTGCGGGCCGGAGGCCGCGCGGTTCTTCTACGACGAGGACCACGTCCTGCGTGGCCCGGCGATGCCGGAGCCCGTCAAGAGCACGCTGATCGGGCACGGGGCCGTGCACACGCTCGACGGCGCCCGCCACCGGGTGCGCAAGGCGATGTTCACGTCGCTGCTGACGGGGGAGGGCGTGGCGCCGCTGGTGGCGCACACCGAGGCGGCCTGGGACGAGGCGGTCGGCACGTGGGCCGGCCGGGGGCGGGTCGTGCTCTTCGACGAGGCGGCCAAGGTGCTGACCCAGGCGGTGTGCCGGTGGTCGGGCATCCCGCTGGACCCTGACGAGGTGCCCGCTCTGGCGGCCGACCTCACGGCCGCGGTCGACGGGTTCGGCAGCGGCGGGCCGCGGCACTGGCGGGCCCGGCTCGCCCGCGCCCGCCGCGAGGCGTGGCTGGGCGACCTCGTCCGGCGGGTGCGCGACGGCGCCGCCCAGGCGGCGCCCGGCTCGGCCCTGGAGGTGGTGACCCGGCATCGCGACGCCGACGGCGAGCTGCTCGACCCGCGGGTGGCGGCGGTGGAGCTGCTCAACGTGATCCGGCCGACCGTGGCCGTGTGCTGGTTCCTGACGTTCGCCGCGCACGCGCTGCACCGCTGGCCCGAGCACCGTGCCAGGCTCCGGGACGGCGACGCCGCCTTCGCCGAGGCGTTCGCCCAGGAGGTCCGGCGTTTCTACCCGTTCGCGCCCTTCGTCGCGGGCAAGGCGGTCCGCGAGCTGTCCTGGGCGGGCGAACGGATCCCCGAGGGCTGCCTGGTGCTGCTCGACGTCTACGGGCAGAACCACGATCCCGGGCTGTGGGAGCAGCCCTACACCTTCGACCCGAGCCGGTTCCTGGACCGGCAGCCGGGCGAGTACGACCTGATCCCGCAGGGCGGCGGGGATCCGGCCGCCGGGCACCGGTGCCCGGGGGAGGAGATCACGATGGCGTTGCTGCGGGCGCTGTCGGTCCGGCTCGCCGAGCTGGATCACGACGTGCCCGAGCAGGACCTGGCCATCTCCCTGCGGCGCGTCCCGGCACGTCCGGCGAGCGGCTTCCAGATGTCCGTCCCCAGCCGCCTGCTCACCGAGCAGCGGGGGCGTTCCTGA
- a CDS encoding carboxylate-amine ligase, protein MEGVEDTIRVGVEEEFHVIDLRNLRLAARADLLLEGLPPESFARELQRSTVESNSAPFLRLEELARDLCGLRGQLIRQADELGLGITAAGSSPLVEKGEQKVSPEPRYEQMLSDYQQLTREQLICGTHVHAEVRDPDLAVAVAHRLTPWLPPLLALSASSPYWDGEDTGYASYRSLVWQRWPTAGPIARYESAAEYQEMIEELIRSEVITDSGMLYFDIRPSQHVPTVELRICDSCPRIEDIVLITGLFRALVARELEAVRQGVERDVHLEAVRAATWQAARSGLEGELIDPVSGVPRPAPDVIRRLVEGLRPQLEETDDWDLVSGLAEQALAGGSSAERQRRAFARRGRLADVVDLLLTETRDCDWDRPANDPPAYRSAAS, encoded by the coding sequence GTGGAGGGAGTAGAGGACACGATTCGGGTGGGGGTGGAGGAGGAGTTCCATGTCATCGACCTGCGCAACCTCCGCCTGGCCGCGCGAGCCGACCTGTTGCTGGAGGGGTTGCCTCCGGAGAGTTTCGCGCGGGAGCTGCAACGTTCGACGGTGGAGTCCAACAGCGCGCCCTTCCTGCGGCTGGAGGAGCTGGCGCGCGACCTGTGCGGGCTGCGCGGGCAGCTCATCCGGCAGGCGGACGAGCTGGGGCTCGGGATCACCGCGGCGGGCAGCTCTCCGCTGGTCGAGAAGGGCGAGCAGAAGGTCTCCCCTGAACCGCGCTACGAGCAGATGCTCAGCGACTACCAGCAACTGACGCGGGAGCAGCTGATCTGCGGCACGCACGTGCACGCGGAGGTGCGCGATCCGGACCTGGCGGTCGCGGTGGCGCACCGGCTGACGCCGTGGTTGCCGCCGCTGCTGGCGCTGTCGGCCTCCTCGCCGTACTGGGACGGGGAGGACACCGGATACGCCAGCTACCGCAGCCTGGTGTGGCAGCGCTGGCCCACCGCGGGCCCGATCGCCAGGTACGAGTCAGCCGCCGAGTACCAGGAGATGATCGAGGAGCTCATCCGGTCGGAGGTGATCACCGACTCCGGGATGCTCTACTTCGACATCCGGCCGTCGCAGCACGTGCCGACGGTGGAGCTGCGCATCTGCGACTCCTGCCCGCGGATCGAGGACATCGTGCTGATCACCGGGCTATTCCGGGCGCTGGTGGCCAGGGAGCTGGAGGCGGTGCGCCAAGGGGTGGAGCGGGACGTCCATCTGGAGGCGGTGCGGGCGGCCACCTGGCAGGCGGCGCGGTCCGGGCTGGAGGGCGAGCTGATCGACCCGGTGAGCGGCGTGCCCAGACCCGCGCCGGACGTGATCCGGCGCCTGGTCGAGGGGCTGCGTCCGCAACTGGAGGAGACGGACGACTGGGACCTCGTGTCCGGGCTGGCCGAGCAGGCGCTGGCCGGCGGGAGCTCGGCGGAGCGGCAGCGGCGCGCGTTCGCCCGGCGCGGGCGGCTGGCCGACGTGGTGGACCTGCTGCTGACCGAGACCCGCGACTGCGACTGGGACCGGCCCGCGAACGACCCGCCCGCCTACCGGTCCGCCGCATCCTGA
- a CDS encoding cold-shock protein: MARTGKVLRFDDVRGYGFIVPDNGGEDVFVHANDLIDDKRLLTPGTPVEFEVIQSDRGLKAFAVRIREVERPSAAEGLPPSNGHVEPVSPSGHQSRHELDDDDGLCEVLSAEEFGQELTELLIEEAPELTGAQIKSLRRSLLIFAKKYGWVEG, from the coding sequence ATGGCCAGGACAGGTAAGGTCCTGCGGTTCGATGACGTTCGCGGATACGGGTTCATCGTCCCCGACAACGGCGGCGAGGACGTCTTCGTCCACGCCAACGATCTGATCGACGACAAGAGGCTGCTCACGCCGGGGACACCGGTCGAGTTCGAGGTCATCCAGTCCGACCGGGGCCTGAAGGCCTTCGCGGTCCGCATCAGGGAGGTCGAGCGCCCGTCGGCGGCCGAGGGGCTCCCGCCGTCCAACGGGCACGTCGAGCCCGTCTCCCCGAGCGGGCACCAGAGCAGGCACGAGCTGGACGACGACGACGGGCTCTGCGAGGTGCTGTCGGCCGAGGAGTTCGGCCAGGAGCTGACGGAGCTGCTGATCGAGGAGGCGCCGGAGCTGACCGGCGCCCAGATCAAGTCGTTGCGGCGCAGCCTGCTGATCTTCGCGAAGAAGTACGGCTGGGTCGAGGGCTGA
- a CDS encoding serine/threonine-protein kinase, producing the protein MSAACHEGRLLAGRYRLESELGKGGMGRVWQGHDELLDRPVAVKEVTLEHQPPSEREVLLGRTMTEARLAARLSHPHIAAVYDVVVADGQPWIVLQLVSAPTLADVLAERGSLPPATVAGIGLQVLEALQVAHAAGVVHRDVKPANILLDSAGPSALHDLAHHAVLTDFGLATSTEQPVGLTQAGIVVGTPAYIAPERARGGPATPQSDLWSLGVTLYTAVEGRCPFEQGTALATISAVLTADPAPFRRAGSLAPLIAGLLDKDPDRRTGIAEARRFLDRLVARPATAVPETGDLLVPPLEQPPATNADDLPPVTNTDDLPLVTSSDDPPPLTSSDDPPPVTSSGELPPVTSRPPAAAGACTARRPPYVRHAVVVTTLAAGVLVAGFWPDDAPSPAPAMRQHSVTATPLTDPPTPPPTRVLLAERVESRDRLDAPPKPAATPAPQPGGGTGGKARGRTGHLPPGHAAGHPGQGQANGRK; encoded by the coding sequence ATGTCCGCTGCGTGTCACGAGGGCCGGTTACTCGCCGGTCGCTACCGGCTGGAGTCCGAGCTGGGCAAGGGCGGCATGGGCCGGGTCTGGCAGGGCCACGACGAGCTGCTGGATCGGCCGGTGGCCGTCAAGGAGGTGACGCTGGAGCATCAGCCCCCGTCGGAGCGCGAGGTGCTGCTGGGCCGCACCATGACCGAGGCCCGGCTGGCGGCCCGGCTGAGCCATCCGCACATCGCCGCCGTCTACGACGTGGTGGTGGCCGACGGGCAGCCGTGGATCGTCCTGCAGCTCGTCTCCGCGCCCACCCTGGCCGACGTGCTGGCCGAGCGCGGCTCGCTGCCGCCGGCGACGGTGGCCGGGATCGGCTTGCAGGTGCTGGAGGCGTTGCAGGTCGCGCATGCCGCCGGCGTGGTGCACCGGGACGTCAAGCCCGCCAACATCCTGCTGGACAGCGCCGGCCCGAGCGCGCTGCACGACCTCGCCCATCATGCCGTGCTCACCGACTTCGGCCTGGCCACCAGCACGGAGCAGCCGGTCGGGCTCACGCAGGCGGGCATCGTCGTGGGCACCCCCGCCTACATCGCCCCTGAGCGGGCGCGCGGCGGGCCGGCGACCCCGCAGTCCGACCTGTGGTCGCTGGGGGTCACGCTCTACACGGCGGTCGAGGGCCGTTGCCCGTTCGAGCAGGGCACGGCGCTGGCCACCATCAGCGCGGTGCTGACCGCCGACCCGGCTCCGTTCCGGCGCGCGGGCTCGCTGGCCCCGCTGATCGCCGGGCTGCTGGACAAGGACCCCGACCGCCGTACGGGGATCGCCGAGGCCCGCCGGTTCCTGGACCGGCTCGTCGCGCGGCCGGCGACGGCCGTCCCCGAGACCGGCGACCTGCTGGTTCCCCCGCTTGAGCAGCCGCCCGCCACGAACGCCGACGACCTGCCGCCCGTCACGAACACCGACGACCTGCCACTCGTCACCAGCTCCGACGACCCACCGCCCCTCACCAGCTCCGACGACCCACCGCCAGTCACCAGCTCCGGCGAGCTGCCGCCCGTCACGAGCCGCCCGCCGGCCGCCGCCGGGGCGTGCACCGCGCGGCGCCCCCCGTACGTGCGGCACGCGGTGGTCGTCACCACGCTGGCCGCAGGCGTGCTGGTGGCCGGTTTCTGGCCGGACGACGCCCCCTCCCCAGCACCGGCGATGCGGCAGCACTCCGTCACCGCCACCCCGCTCACGGACCCGCCCACGCCGCCGCCCACCCGGGTGCTCCTGGCAGAGCGGGTGGAGAGCCGCGATCGCCTCGACGCGCCGCCCAAGCCGGCGGCCACGCCCGCCCCGCAACCGGGCGGCGGGACAGGAGGCAAGGCGAGGGGCAGGACCGGGCACCTCCCGCCGGGCCACGCCGCCGGGCACCCCGGCCAGGGGCAGGCCAACGGCCGCAAGTGA
- a CDS encoding 4Fe-4S dicluster domain-containing protein, whose amino-acid sequence MALINQRVEVPVTIDEALCIDGCTLCVEACPLDSLAISDETGKAYMYVDECWYCGPCAARCPVDAVTIDIPFLLR is encoded by the coding sequence ATGGCCCTGATCAACCAGCGGGTCGAGGTACCCGTGACCATCGACGAGGCGCTGTGCATCGACGGCTGCACCCTGTGCGTCGAGGCGTGCCCGCTCGACTCCCTGGCGATCAGCGACGAGACCGGCAAGGCCTACATGTACGTGGACGAGTGCTGGTACTGCGGGCCGTGCGCGGCCCGGTGCCCCGTGGACGCGGTCACCATCGACATCCCCTTCCTGCTGCGATGA
- a CDS encoding STAS domain-containing protein — protein MRLDLQVSLSAGTPLVCVNGEVDLLTADDLYEFLATVIRQRGPRLSVDLRRVILMDSRGAAAVLRARRLARSLGGNLTLVGPSAPAALVLRAVLPDQDLAPPDRPKRHPGIRPDSEVDRPQRVT, from the coding sequence ATGAGACTGGACCTCCAGGTCAGCCTGTCCGCAGGCACCCCACTCGTCTGCGTGAACGGCGAGGTCGATCTGCTCACCGCCGATGATCTGTACGAGTTCCTCGCCACGGTGATCCGGCAGCGCGGGCCCCGGCTGAGCGTGGACCTGCGCCGCGTCATCCTGATGGACTCGCGCGGCGCCGCCGCCGTGCTGCGGGCGCGCAGGCTGGCCCGCTCGCTCGGCGGGAACCTGACGCTGGTCGGGCCCAGCGCCCCGGCGGCACTGGTGCTGCGAGCAGTCCTGCCCGACCAGGACCTGGCCCCACCGGACCGGCCGAAAAGGCACCCAGGGATACGTCCGGATTCGGAGGTTGACCGGCCACAGCGCGTTACCTAG
- a CDS encoding GntR family transcriptional regulator, with translation MGDTAAVRRRADRARQVADLLRRQIVHGHYARGALPPEAVLAREFGASRNTVREALRLLREEGLVERCPGVGTTVAAEKYPHGLHRLLGLAETLHEHGRVTNQVRTMALIEPPAAVSQRLGLAPGASVVYLERLRRLDGLPLSLDLTYLVRDVGEPLFDADLEHNDIFVLLEGIAGQPLGTAELTLEAVNADPHTAAVLDAPRGAALLMVERLTHLADGRPVDLEFIRFRGDRLTMRGHLNRTVEEDRWP, from the coding sequence ATGGGAGACACGGCAGCCGTACGCCGGCGAGCCGACCGGGCGCGGCAGGTGGCCGACCTGCTCCGGCGGCAGATCGTGCACGGGCACTACGCGCGGGGCGCGTTGCCGCCGGAGGCGGTGCTGGCGCGGGAGTTCGGCGCCTCGCGCAACACCGTACGCGAGGCGTTGCGGCTGCTGCGCGAGGAAGGGCTGGTGGAGCGGTGCCCGGGAGTGGGCACCACGGTGGCGGCGGAGAAGTACCCGCACGGCCTGCACCGGCTGCTGGGCCTGGCCGAGACCCTGCACGAGCACGGCCGGGTGACCAACCAGGTCAGGACCATGGCCCTGATCGAGCCGCCGGCCGCCGTCAGCCAGCGGCTCGGGCTCGCGCCCGGCGCGTCGGTCGTCTACCTCGAACGGCTGCGCCGCCTCGACGGCCTGCCGCTCTCGCTGGACCTGACCTATCTGGTCCGTGACGTCGGTGAGCCGCTGTTCGACGCCGACCTGGAGCACAACGACATCTTCGTGCTCCTGGAGGGGATCGCCGGACAGCCCCTCGGCACCGCCGAGCTCACCCTGGAGGCGGTCAACGCCGACCCCCACACCGCCGCCGTGCTCGACGCGCCGCGCGGCGCCGCGCTGCTCATGGTCGAGCGGCTCACCCACCTGGCCGACGGCCGGCCGGTCGACCTGGAGTTCATCCGCTTCAGAGGCGACCGGCTGACCATGCGCGGCCACCTGAACCGCACCGTGGAGGAGGACCGATGGCCCTGA
- the htpG gene encoding molecular chaperone HtpG — translation MTLEANTEKFTFQAEVARILDLMAHSLYSKKEIFLRELISNASDAIDRLRFERFSRADLAEDDGEPLRIRVAYDKDARTITVSDNGVGMSRAEVIENIGTIARSGTAEFLEALSREQRGDSSLIGQFGVGFYSAFVVAERVELTTRRAGLAAGEGVRWESDGKGEYVVETVDRPDRGTTIVLHLREGEDDLLNGYRLRSIIQRYSDHISLPIVMAAEDESAQAEETTVNQASALWTRPKSELSERDYHDYYRHVSHDYTDPLAYLHSKVEGRYEYTLLLYIPSRAPYDLWVPQARQGVKLHVQRVFILEDSGELLPRYLRFVRGVIDSADLPLNVSRELLQGSRAVSHICSSAVKKVLKLLNDLARNEPDKYAVFWKEFGAVLKEGIADDPPNREEIAELLRFTSTRSAGQEADVSLQDYVDRMKEGQDKIYYLLAPTLAAATASPHLEAFRKKGVEVLLLGEAVDNWLVTGLLQEFGGKRLQSVTQGVPDFGGLEDEAEKEAASKASAEYAALLGKLKEILAGTAYDVRMSSRLTTSPACIVANEAETDFTLARRMRGSGLPSQPVLELNAEHVLVKRLNERQDDPRLADWAHVLFGQAVLTLGARIDDPASFADRLNGLLVALTEDGTTG, via the coding sequence GTGACGTTAGAGGCGAACACCGAGAAATTCACCTTTCAGGCAGAAGTGGCGCGCATTCTGGACCTGATGGCCCATTCGCTCTACAGCAAAAAAGAAATCTTTCTCCGCGAGCTGATCTCGAACGCCTCCGACGCGATAGACCGGTTGCGGTTCGAACGTTTCTCGCGAGCCGACCTGGCGGAGGACGACGGGGAGCCGCTGCGTATCCGGGTGGCCTACGACAAGGACGCGCGCACGATCACGGTCAGCGACAACGGCGTCGGCATGAGCCGGGCCGAGGTGATCGAGAACATCGGCACCATCGCCAGGTCCGGCACCGCGGAGTTCCTCGAGGCGCTGAGCCGCGAGCAGCGCGGTGACAGCTCCCTCATCGGCCAGTTCGGCGTCGGTTTCTACAGCGCGTTCGTGGTGGCCGAGCGGGTGGAGCTGACCACCCGCCGCGCCGGGCTCGCCGCCGGGGAGGGGGTGCGCTGGGAGTCCGACGGCAAGGGCGAGTACGTCGTGGAGACCGTCGACCGTCCGGACCGGGGCACCACGATCGTGCTGCACCTGCGCGAGGGCGAGGACGACCTGCTCAACGGCTACCGGCTGCGCTCGATCATCCAGAGGTACTCCGACCACATCAGCCTGCCCATCGTGATGGCCGCCGAGGACGAGAGCGCGCAGGCGGAGGAGACCACGGTCAACCAGGCGTCGGCGCTGTGGACCCGGCCCAAGAGCGAGCTGAGCGAGCGCGACTACCACGACTACTACCGGCACGTCAGCCACGACTACACCGACCCGCTCGCCTACCTGCACAGCAAGGTCGAGGGCCGCTACGAGTACACGCTGCTGCTCTACATCCCCTCCCGCGCCCCCTACGACCTGTGGGTCCCGCAGGCCCGCCAGGGGGTGAAGCTGCACGTCCAGCGGGTCTTCATCCTGGAGGACAGCGGGGAGCTGCTGCCGCGCTACCTGCGCTTCGTGCGCGGCGTCATCGACTCCGCCGACCTGCCGCTCAACGTCTCCAGGGAGCTGCTGCAGGGCAGCCGGGCCGTGAGCCACATCTGCTCCAGCGCGGTCAAGAAGGTGCTGAAGCTGCTCAACGACCTGGCGCGGAACGAGCCCGACAAGTACGCCGTGTTCTGGAAGGAGTTCGGCGCCGTACTCAAGGAGGGCATCGCCGACGATCCGCCCAACCGCGAGGAGATCGCCGAGCTGCTCCGCTTCACCAGCACCCGCTCGGCCGGGCAGGAGGCCGACGTCTCGCTGCAGGACTACGTGGACCGGATGAAGGAGGGCCAGGACAAGATCTACTACCTGCTGGCCCCGACCCTGGCCGCCGCCACCGCCAGCCCGCACCTGGAGGCGTTCAGGAAGAAGGGCGTCGAAGTGCTGCTGCTGGGCGAGGCCGTGGACAACTGGCTGGTGACAGGGCTGCTGCAGGAGTTCGGCGGCAAGCGGCTGCAGTCGGTCACCCAGGGCGTCCCCGACTTCGGCGGCCTGGAGGACGAGGCGGAGAAGGAAGCGGCGAGCAAGGCGAGCGCCGAGTACGCCGCGCTGCTCGGCAAGCTCAAGGAGATCCTGGCCGGCACGGCCTACGACGTGCGGATGAGCAGCCGCCTGACCACGTCGCCGGCCTGCATCGTGGCCAACGAGGCCGAGACCGACTTCACCCTCGCCCGGCGGATGCGCGGCTCGGGGCTGCCGAGCCAGCCGGTGCTGGAGCTGAACGCGGAGCACGTGCTGGTCAAGCGGCTGAACGAGCGGCAGGACGACCCGCGCCTGGCCGACTGGGCGCACGTGCTGTTCGGCCAGGCCGTCCTGACGCTGGGTGCGCGCATCGACGATCCGGCCTCGTTCGCCGACCGGCTGAACGGCCTGCTCGTGGCTCTCACGGAGGACGGCACCACCGGCTGA
- a CDS encoding HesB/IscA family protein produces the protein MLTLTADAVAAIRDLTTQPETPPDTGLRIAASSTNGSGSSLELSVSGGPHPDDLILEPEGVRVYLEPAAASFLNDKTLDAEIEDDRPSFRIIPQT, from the coding sequence GTGCTCACGCTGACCGCCGACGCCGTCGCGGCGATACGCGATCTGACCACCCAACCGGAGACCCCGCCCGACACGGGGCTGCGCATCGCGGCCTCCTCCACCAACGGCTCGGGGAGCTCTCTGGAGCTGTCGGTCTCGGGTGGCCCGCACCCGGACGACCTGATACTCGAGCCGGAAGGCGTACGGGTGTACCTCGAACCGGCCGCCGCCTCGTTCCTGAACGACAAGACCCTCGACGCCGAGATCGAGGACGACCGGCCGTCCTTCCGGATCATCCCGCAGACCTGA
- a CDS encoding TetR/AcrR family transcriptional regulator, which produces MTELTRRERLRAELERDARAAARRIAAEEGVEGLTLAAVARAVGVTPPALYRYFNGRAGLVRAVYDDVTGEFMDTVARALHRQDPDDLSAQLHAATRAVLDWSMANKVEFDLLMGAAYTKIADSEEGIPKVIARELGGFFGVPFARLYREGRLTIKAEEEIDPALAEQLRTYRSHVGLDFPIGVVLLMVICWRQIYGLLCMAVYGHQEFAFDDPMPLFEHMMDHLLGILGLERSPSLRVP; this is translated from the coding sequence GTGACAGAGTTGACGCGCCGGGAGCGACTGCGGGCCGAGCTCGAACGCGACGCCAGGGCCGCCGCGCGCAGGATCGCGGCGGAGGAGGGCGTCGAAGGGCTGACCCTCGCCGCGGTCGCCCGTGCCGTCGGGGTGACGCCGCCCGCCCTGTACCGGTACTTCAACGGCAGGGCCGGGCTCGTCCGCGCCGTCTACGACGACGTCACCGGCGAGTTCATGGACACCGTCGCCCGCGCCCTGCACCGCCAGGACCCCGACGACCTCAGCGCCCAGCTGCACGCCGCCACCCGGGCCGTGCTCGACTGGTCCATGGCCAACAAGGTCGAGTTCGACCTGCTCATGGGCGCCGCCTACACCAAGATCGCCGACTCGGAGGAGGGTATCCCGAAGGTCATCGCGCGCGAGCTGGGCGGCTTCTTCGGGGTGCCGTTCGCGCGGCTGTATCGCGAGGGGCGCCTGACCATCAAGGCGGAGGAGGAGATCGATCCCGCCCTGGCGGAGCAACTGCGGACGTACCGCTCACATGTGGGGCTGGACTTCCCGATCGGCGTGGTCCTGCTCATGGTGATCTGCTGGCGGCAGATCTACGGGCTGCTCTGCATGGCCGTGTACGGGCACCAGGAGTTCGCCTTCGACGACCCGATGCCGCTGTTCGAGCACATGATGGACCACCTGCTCGGCATCCTCGGCCTCGAACGCAGCCCCAGCCTGCGCGTGCCCTGA